The Gammaproteobacteria bacterium genome window below encodes:
- a CDS encoding cytochrome b yields MTLKNTANNYGSIAKWFHWTIVALFLGSYCAVYFRHWFTEEKTPENWTALQLHLSFGITIAAVVILRIIWRNFNQTPSQEPGTKLAHIAAHIGHYALYAVMILMPLSGYIGTGVNTEFFFLFDVVKFEATSIYNTLVTNWLGLSFKEFEEPIDFFHKEIMGKWAVWILILGHAIAALYHHFVIKDRTLKKMTTG; encoded by the coding sequence ATGACGCTTAAAAACACCGCAAACAATTATGGCTCAATCGCAAAGTGGTTTCATTGGACAATAGTGGCTCTATTTTTAGGTTCGTACTGTGCTGTTTATTTTCGACATTGGTTTACAGAAGAAAAAACCCCAGAAAACTGGACAGCTCTGCAACTGCATTTATCATTTGGCATCACCATTGCGGCAGTGGTTATTCTTAGAATAATTTGGCGCAACTTCAATCAAACTCCAAGTCAAGAACCTGGAACTAAGCTTGCACATATCGCTGCACACATTGGTCACTACGCTTTATATGCTGTAATGATTCTTATGCCGCTAAGTGGTTATATTGGTACTGGCGTAAATACAGAGTTTTTCTTTTTGTTTGATGTCGTTAAGTTTGAGGCTACTTCTATTTATAATACGCTTGTTACTAATTGGTTGGGATTAAGCTTTAAAGAATTTGAAGAACCCATCGACTTTTTTCATAAAGAGATAATGGGTAAGTGGGCGGTCTGGATTTTAATTCTAGGCCACGCAATTGCAGCGTTGTACCACCACTTTGTAATCAAAGATCGCACCTTGAAGAAAATGACAACAGGGTAG
- a CDS encoding DnaJ domain-containing protein, translated as MKNRRNYYQTLHVQADAPKEVIRSSYRTMMQKLKMHPDLGGCHEDAAVVNEAYNVLMNDTARAEYDTTLNTKPKTEQRTEKTKQTKAPTKPIRKNTYADNKQQCSFCNSQHNMGNNIGPDDVCPKCESPVFPAKKQTVEICGKRTIQRMNKEWSVRFYSLWPNSEPHIGKTRNVSLNGMQLITTESLDINQLIKITSSELDAVANIVNRQLGSNEKSVEWSYGLEFLTLRFHQAHGTFISLAI; from the coding sequence ATGAAGAATCGCAGAAATTACTATCAAACCCTCCACGTTCAAGCCGATGCCCCGAAGGAAGTCATTCGCTCGAGTTATCGCACCATGATGCAAAAACTTAAAATGCATCCAGACCTAGGAGGTTGCCATGAAGATGCTGCGGTGGTGAATGAAGCGTATAACGTGCTAATGAATGACACTGCAAGAGCGGAATACGATACTACTCTAAACACTAAACCAAAAACTGAACAACGCACTGAAAAAACTAAACAAACCAAGGCCCCAACAAAGCCAATCAGGAAAAACACTTATGCTGACAATAAACAGCAATGTTCATTTTGTAACTCGCAACATAACATGGGAAATAATATTGGACCTGATGATGTATGCCCTAAGTGTGAAAGCCCCGTGTTCCCTGCAAAAAAACAAACCGTAGAAATTTGTGGCAAACGAACCATTCAAAGAATGAATAAAGAATGGTCAGTGAGATTTTATAGCTTATGGCCCAACTCCGAACCCCACATTGGAAAAACAAGAAACGTATCCCTGAATGGCATGCAGTTAATTACCACCGAATCGTTAGATATAAACCAACTGATTAAAATCACCAGTAGCGAACTCGATGCAGTGGCCAATATTGTTAACCGCCAATTGGGTTCTAATGAAAAGAGTGTTGAATGGAGTTACGGATTAGAGTTTTTAACCCTGCGTTTTCACCAAGCCCACGGCACATTTATATCGTTAGCTATTTGA